From the Primulina tabacum isolate GXHZ01 chromosome 3, ASM2559414v2, whole genome shotgun sequence genome, one window contains:
- the LOC142539238 gene encoding LOW QUALITY PROTEIN: kinesin-like protein KIN-12E (The sequence of the model RefSeq protein was modified relative to this genomic sequence to represent the inferred CDS: deleted 1 base in 1 codon): MPLISNIESSALRTCLGQPSDPSDSTSVLMKSSSSPELLLKSVSKDPTLLQASSYKVKSSKDDEIVSYASGRSFEFREDPSFWKEHSVQVIIRTRPLSGTEISIQGSNKCVKQESSQTIMWTGHPETRFTFDYVADENVSQEALFKVAGVPMVENCMEGYNSCMFAYGQTGSGKTHTMLGDIEGGTRRHSINCGMIPRIFEYLFSRIQKDKDTRREEKLKFTCKCSFLEIYNEQIIDLLDPSSVNLQIREDTKKGVYVDNLTEVEVTSSREVIQQLIQGAANRKVAATNMNIASSRSHSVFTCITESKWESQGVTHHRFARLNLVDLAGSERQKSSGAEGERLKEASNINKSLSTLGLVIMNLVSISNGKSVHVPYRDSKLTFLLQDSLGGNAKTIIIANISPSMSCSLETLSTLKFAQRAKFIKNHAIVNEDASGDVLALRFENQNLKKEVSRLRSLVNGGAESHDDDVLSVPFPGSPGPFKWDGLHGFSSPLISDKKMTHLKKKEYEVALVGAFRREKDKDTVLQALEAENQAALRLVKQREDEIHELKMRLRFRESGLKRLEAVASGKISAEIHLLKEKEEHLKEIEVLRAQVDRNQDATRFAMENLRLKEEVKRLKSFVEEGEQERMSEQIIILENKLLEALEWKLMHETDPTNNQKESSLNMIDNQSDSNFLNPGLAIEKESASPLRSSINEENEFLRIQAIQNQSELDSLRKKLDLCADENEKLERQVIDLAKELEAQKLSKNALAEGGVQKGLADFPFSLNDHIPNIGQSDPLELKTMVDAIASASQREAEAHEMAIFLSKENDELRMKLKVLIDDNNKLIDLYERVVAENNKRSSEETEEHNCHPAKVAEQKELEMKIEFENLKHQLAEMHEENDKLLSLYEQAMRERDEYKRVIASDQHKNTDNKQDLSCQEKLVDIDGGPCLRFCDSSMSITDIFKREEKGFVNPVQMIEDLMEETCLNESNSHIAGKQSLDEVMKNDESEPCDQERMEIDELKLRIELEDSNILIKNTDENCRAGTNLEMQDKLPIIPLDVPKDLNLIRNKLVEAQEKLSYSAEMVNMFGSLERAMIREDVLSEEIGQLDILFQAKQQECASLKLLFSELQERKGLFNKKLLALRNSLTSFSSSFSYFEQLEAQARTSLNTSLQHQFERKEKLTRLEASRDELTNSVLKIKQSETQLKSRIEQLRLKMDEENRKLENDKVLFAIDNVEKTASDTAKKNWQLSGKATDLLNSEEQKTKLQNLIKQDKEKLVDTRKEAETVKERLEKVNNKIQTLELEVQKENLFVEELTRKLQGITEEKEMLLKVKENGGHELEHIILEYYQCLFEADVKEEEMKMMDDELVEETRKIEGLHRAKAEATSRKKQMLEAMACSSCYVSEKVEADVRNVQLSIEELNSLLKKCDPEESDFSVLLSLAHLFFSNE; this comes from the exons ATGCCGTTAATTTCCAATATCGAGTCGAGCGCACTCAGAACCTGTTTGGGCCAACCCTCCGATCCGTCGGACTCCACCTCTGTGCTAATGAAAAGCTCCAGCTCCCCGGAACTTTTGTTGAAATCAGTTTCTAAAGACCCTACCTTGCTGCAGGCTTCTTCGTACAAAGTCAAGTCATCCAAAGATGACGAAATCGTATCCTACGCCAGTGGCAGGAGTTTTGAGTTCCGAGAAGACCCTTCCTTTTGGAAAGAGCATAGCGTTCAG GTCATAATCCGAACTCGACCTTTGAGCGGTACAGAGATATCAATTCAAGGGAGCAATAAATGTGTTAAACAAGAAAGTTCCCAGACAATTATGTGGACGGGACATCCAGAGACACGATTCACCTTTGACTACGTGGCTGACGAAAATGTTAGCCAG GAAGCGCTCTTTAAAGTAGCTGGGGTTCCAATGGTGGAGAATTGCATGGAAGGATATAATAGCTGCATGTTTGCTTATGGGCAA ACTGGTAGTGGGAAAACTCACACAATGCTTGGAGATATTGAGGGGGGTACTCGGAGACATAGCATTAATTGTGGGATGATACCTAGAATCTTTGAATATTTATTCTCCAGAATTCAAAAG GACAAAGACACTCGTAGGGAGGAAAAACTAAAATTTACATGTAAATGTTCTTTCCTAGAGATTTACAATGAACAAATCATTGATCTTTTAGATCCTTCATCTGTCAACTTACAG ATAAGAGAAGACACTAAGAAAGGTGTTTATGTTGACAATCTTACTGAGGTAGAAGTTACGAGTTCTCGAGAAGTGATCCAACAACTTATTCAG GGCGCAGCAAATAGAAAAGTAGCCGCAACTAACATGAATATTGCTAGTAGCCGTTCTCATAGTGTGTTCACATGTATAACAGAGAGTAAG TGGGAATCCCAAGGGGTGACTCATCATCGTTTTGCTCGGCTTAATCTTGTTGATTTAGCTGGATCTGAAAG GCAAAAAAGCTCTGGTGCAGAAGGTGAACGTTTAAAGGAAGCTAGTAACATCAACAAATCACTTTCTACACTGGG ACTTGTGATAATGAATCTTGTGAGCATTTCCAATGGGAAGTCAGTCCATGTTCCTTACAGAGACTCCAAACTGACATTTTTGCTTCAG GATTCGCTGGGAGGAAATGCCAAAACAATTATTATTGCAAATATCAGCCCCTCCATGAG CTGCTCACTGGAGACTTTGAGCACTTTAAAGTTTGCTCAACGTGCCAAGTTTATAAAAAATCAT GCTATTGTAAATGAAGATGCTTCTGGAGATGTGCTGGCTTTGAGGTTTGAGAACCAAAATCTCAAG AAAGAAGTATCTCGTTTGCGAAGTCTAGTCAATGGAGGAGCTGAAAGCCATGATGATGATGTCTTATCAGTACCCTTTCCAGGATCTCCAGGTCCCTTTAAATGGGATGGGCTTCATGGATTTTCAAGTCCTCTTATATCTGATAAGAAGATGACACAT CTTAAGAAAAAAGAGTATGAAGTTGCCCTTGTCGGAGCTTTCCGGAGGGAAAAAGATAAAGATACAGTACTGCAGGCATTGGAAGCAGAGAATCAGGCAGCATTGCGGTTG GTGAAACAGAGAGAAGATGAGATTCACGAGTTgaaaatgagattaagatttcgaGAAAGTGGATTAAAAAGACTAGAAGCTGTTGCTTCTGGAAAGATCTCTGCCGAGATTCACTTGCTGAAAGAAAAAGAGgaacatttaaaagaaataGAGGTACTACGTGCTCAGGTAGACCGTAACCAGGATGCAACAAGATTTGCTATGGAGAATTTACGCTTGAAAGAAGAGGTCAAAAG GCTGAAGTCGTTTGTTGAGGAAGGTGAACAGGAAAGAATGAGTGAACAAATTATTATCCTAGAAAACAAG TTGCTTGAAGCTCTTGAATGGAAACTCATGCATGAAACAGATCCCACAAACAATCAG AAAGAAAGTTCTCTTAATATGATTGATAATCAGAGTGATAGTAACTTTCTAAATCCAGGGCTGGCAATTGAAAAA GAGTCTGCATCACCTTTGCGCTCCTCAATTAACGAGGAGAATGAGTTTTTGCGCATTCAG GCAATTCAGAATCAGTCAGAGCTTGATTCACTTCGCAAGAAACTTGACTTGTGTGCTGATGAAAATGAAAAGTTAGAGAG gCAAGTAATTGACTTGGCTAAAGAGCTCGAGGCTCAGAAACTATCCAAAAATGCCTTAGCCGAAGGAGGAGTGCAGAAGGGACTAGCTGACTTTCCTTTTTCATTGAATGATCACATCCCTAATATTGGGCAAAGCGATCCATTGGAACTTAAAACGATGGTCGATGCAATTGCATCTGCCAGCCAAAGAGAAGCAGAAGCACATGAAATGGCAATTTTCTTGTCCAAAGAGAATGACGAGTTGAGGATGAAACTTAAGGTCTTAATTGATGATAACAATAAACTTATTGATCTGTATGAGAGAGTGGTTGCTGAAAACAATAAAAGGAGCTCGGAAGAAACTGAAGAACACAACTGCCACCCTGCTAAAGTAGCTGAACAGAAGGAACTGGAGATGAAAATAGAGTTTGAGAATCTGAAGCATCAACTTGCCGAAATGCATGAAGAAAATGATAAATTGTTGAGTCTATATGAGCAGGCCATGCGAGAAAGGGATGAGTATAAAAGAGTTATTGCTTCTGATCAACATAAGAACACAGACAATAAACAAGACTTGAGCTGTCAGGAAAAGCTTGTTGACATTGATGGAGGCCCATGTCTCAGGTTTTGTGACAGTTCTATGTCCATCACGGATATATTCAAGAGGGAAGAAAAGGGTTTTGTTAATCCAGTGCAAATGATAGAGGATTTGATGGAGGAAACTTGTCTGAATGAATCTAACTCGCACATAGCTGGTAAGCAATCTCTTGATGAAGTCATGAAGAATGACGAGTCTGAACCATGTGATCAAGAAAGAATGGAAATAGATGAGCTAAAATTACGCATAGAACTAGAAGACAGCAACATATTGATAAAGAACACTGATGAAAATTGTCGTGCAGGAACCAATTTGGAGATGCAAGACAAGTTGCCTATCATTCCTTTGGACGTACctaaagatttaaatttaataagAAATAAGCTTGTTGAGGCACAAGAAAAGCTTTCATACTCCGCAGAAATGGTAAATATGTTTGGTTCACTTGAGAGAGCAATGATCCGTGAAGATGTTCTTTCAGAAGAAATTGGCCAATTGGATATCCTTTTTCAGGCAAAGCAGCAAGAATGTGCATCACTCAAACTCCTTTTTTCAGAGCTTCAGGAGAGAAAAGGCCTGTTTAACAAGAAATTGTTGGCTCTCAGAAACTCTTTGACaagtttttcttcttcttttagcTACTTTGAACAGCTTGAGGCTCAAGCAAGAACGAGCCTCAATACTTCTTTACAACATCAATTTGAGAGAAAAGAGAAGTTGACACGTCTTGAAGCCTCCAGGGATGAACTGACAAATTCAGTTTTGAAGATTAAACAATCCGAAACTCAGTTGAAGAGCAGGATTGAACAATTGAGATTAAAAATGGATGAAGAAAATCGGAAACTGGAAAATGATAAGGTTCTCTTTGCCATTGATAATGTTGAGAAAACTGCTAGTGACACTGCAAAAAAGAACTGGCAGCTGAGTGGCAAAGCTACCGACCTACTGAATTCTGAGGAACAGAAAACAAAGCTGCAAAATCTAATAAAGCAGGATAAAGAAAAACTCGTGGACACTCGAAAGGAGGCTGAAACTGTGAAAGAGAGGTTAGAAAAAGTTAACAATAAAATACAAACACTTGAACTGGAGGTGCAGAAAGAGAATCTGTTTGTAGAAGAGTTGACCCGCAAGCTTCAAGGCATCACTGAAGAAAAAGAAATGCTTTTAAAGGTCAAAGAGAATGGAGGTCACGAATTGGAGCACATTATTCTCGAATACTACCAATGCTTGTTTGAAGCAGATGTAAAGGAAGAAGAAATGAAGATGATGGACGATGAATTGGTAGAAGAAACTCGAAAAATAGAAGGTTTGCATAGAGCAAAAGCCGAAGCCACATCGAGAAAGAAGCAGATGCTTGAAGCCATGGCATGCAGTTCATGCTATGTGTCTGAAAAGGTGGAGGCAGATGTTCGTAATGTACAACTCTCAATTGAGGAACTGAACTCTTTG TTAAAAAAATGTGATCCAGAGGAGAGTGATTTCTCTGTGTTATTGTCACTTgcacatttatttttttcaaatgaaTGA
- the LOC142538278 gene encoding uncharacterized protein LOC142538278, translating to MEGKTVIESPVAVERRSTSPKINAKDWGHRSRMGETAGGCMAICCCCPCAMIHLFILGVYLLPAALWRRKNRRRLLKKSRKILSDEEGLDHRKGNTNSRISMSIFGFYGDEDRWSSDGEDGSSKNNTVDWDNEMWDQFRVSGFWRSNSERK from the coding sequence ATGGAGGGAAAAACCGTGATAGAGTCACCGGTGGCGGTGGAACGGCGGTCGACATCGCCGAAAATTAACGCTAAAGACTGGGGTCATCGGAGCAGGATGGGGGAGACGGCGGGGGGTTGCATGGCGATTTGCTGTTGCTGCCCATGCGCAATGATTCATTTATTCATCCTCGGGGTGTATCTCCTCCCCGCCGCGCTGTGGCGGAGGAAGAACAGGAGAAGATTATTGAAAAAATCGAGGAAAATTTTGTCAGATGAAGAGGGGTTGGATCATCGGAAGGGAAACACCAATTCAAGAATTTCTATGAGTATATTCGGATTCTACGGAGATGAAGACCGGTGGTCAAGCGACGGTGAGGATGGCAGCAGCAAAAACAACACCGTAGACTGGGATAACGAGATGTGGGATCAGTTCCGTGTATCTGGGTTCTGGAGAAGCAATTCCGAAAGAAAATGA
- the LOC142539239 gene encoding succinate dehydrogenase subunit 6, mitochondrial produces MGETQESKSFLRKHWDGYKEFWGERFSFLDNYFRFIKPEEPLPRWDSSVVEEFIASDPIHGPTLKTAREAATFGVAGAAVGAVSTAGCAWKWSRSPHGAALSFAFGAVVGGTFGLEIANHWFQLYRLDTMASQVKFYEWLQNRAAEKS; encoded by the exons ATGGGTGAAACTCAGGAATCGAAATCGTTCTTGAGGAAACACTGGGATGGGTACAAGGAATTCTGGGGCGAGAGATTTTCATTTCTAGATAATTATTTCAGATTTATTAAGCCGGAGGAGCCGTTGCCTCGCTGGGATTCCTCTGTTGTCGAAGAGTTCATTGCATCTGACCCCATTCATGGTCCCACT CTGAAGACTGCTAGGGAAGCAGCCACATTTGGTGTTGCAGGGGCTGCTGTTGGAGCAGTGTCAACTGCTGGATGTGCTTGGAAGTGGTCTAGGAGTCCTCATG GTGCAGCTTTGTCTTTTGCTTTTGGAGCTGTGGTTGGAGGTACTTTCGGACTGGAAATTGCTAACCACTGGTTTCAGTTATACAGGTTGGACACAATGGCTTCGCAGGTTAAATTCTATGAATGGTTGCAGAACAGAGCTGCAGAAAAGTCTTGA